In one window of Saccharomyces paradoxus chromosome VII, complete sequence DNA:
- the TIF4631 gene encoding translation initiation factor eIF4G (Translation initiation factor eIF4G~similar to YGR162W), translating to MTDETVQPTQSAPRQESAALKQTGDDLQESQQQQQRGYNNYNNGSNYTQKKPYNSNRPHQQRGGKFGPNRYNSRGNYNGGGSFRGGHMGANGSNVPWTGYYNNYPVYYQPQQMAAASGAPANAIPVEEKSPVPSKIEITTKSGEHLDLKEQHKAKLQSQERSAMSPQLDSKSEETSDSTPTPTPTPSTNDSKASSEENISEAEKTRRNFIEQVKLRKAALEKKRKEQLEGASGNNNIPTKTAPEKVEEKGSDKPEVTEETKSAEEKSAESENKQDTPLKEGEQEEKGQVKEESTPKVLTFAERLKLKKQQKEREEKTEEKEDKEVPVQEETKGTTEFAPVPPTEQDKEETEVTETKQPKADESATAPAIPAESDDAEVEAEAGDVGVKAELEAEDETATDETDDGTNTVSHILNVLKDATPIEDVFSFNYPEGIEGPDIKYKKEHVKYTYGPTFLLQFKDKLNVKADAEWVQSTSSKIVIPPGMGRGNRSRDSGRFGNNSSRGHDFRNSSVRNMDDRANSRTSSKRRSKRMNDDRRSNRSYTSRRDRERGSYRNEDKREDDKPKEEVAPLVPSANRWIPKSKAKKTEKKLAPDGKTELLDKDEVERKMKSLLNKLTLEMFDAISSEILAIANISVWETNGETLKAVIEQIFLKACDEPHWSSMYAQLCGKVVKELNADISDETNEGKTGPKLVLHYLVARCHAEFDKGWTDKLPTNEDGTPLEPEMMSEEYYAAASAKRRGLGLVRFIGFLYRLNLLTGKMMFECFRRLMKDLTDSPSEETLESVVELLSTVGEQFETDSFRTGQATLEGSQLLDSLFGILDNIIQTANISSRIKFKLIDIKELRHDKNWNSDKKDNGPKTIQQIHEEEERQRQLKNNSRSNSRRTNNSSNRHSFRRDAPPASKDSFITTRTYSQRNSQRAPPPKEEPAAPTSTATNMFSALMGESDDEE from the coding sequence ATGACAGACGAAACTGTTCAACCGACACAATCTGCTCCAAGGCAGGAATCTGCTGCTCTGAAACAGACAGGCGATGATCTACAGGAGtctcaacaacaacaacagcgTGGCTACAACAACTACAACAATGGCAGCAACTATACTCAAAAGAAGCCttacaacagcaacagaCCTCATCAGCAAAGAGGCGGTAAGTTTGGACCAAATAGATATAACAGCCGTGGCAACTATAATGGTGGCGGTAGTTTTAGAGGTGGACACATGGGGGCCAACGGCTCAAACGTACCATGGACTGGTTACTACAATAACTACCCTGTTTACTATCAGCCACAGCAAATGGCGGCCGCTAGTGGTGCCCCTGCCAATGCTATTCCTGTTGAAGAGAAGTCTCCTGTTCCATCTAAAATAGAAATCACTACCAAGTCTGGTGAACATCTAGATTTAAAAGAACAGCATAAGGCCAAGCTACAGTCTCAGGAAAGATCTGCCATGTCTCCACAACTGGACTCAAAGTCAGAGGAAACTTCTGATTCTACTCCTACTCCGACTCCTACCCCTTCCACCAATGATTCTAAAGCCAGttctgaagaaaatatatctGAAGCTGAGAAGACgagaagaaatttcatcGAACAAGTCAAACTTCGTAAAGCAGctttagaaaagaagagaaaggaGCAACTTGAAGGTGCTAGTGGCAACAATAATATTCCAACGAAAACTGCCCCAGAAAAGGTGGAAGAAAAGGGATCAGACAAACCTGAGGTAACTGAAGAAACCAAATctgctgaagaaaaatctgCTGAATCAGAAAATAAGCAAGATACTCCACTTAAAGAAGGcgaacaagaagaaaaaggacaAGTAAAGGAAGAATCCACTCCAAAGGTGTTGACTTTTGCTGAACGtttgaagttgaagaaacaacaaaaagaacGAGAAGAAAAGACGGAGGAGAAGGAAGATAAGGAAGTGCCGGTACAGGAGGAGACAAAGGGCACCACAGAGTTCGCTCCTGTGCCTCCCACTGAAcaagataaagaagaaactgaaGTCACCGAAACCAAACAGCCAAAGGCTGATGAATCTGCCACAGCCCCGGCTATTCCAGCAGAATCTGATGATGCTGAAGTTGAGGCTGAAGCCGGTGATGTCGGAGTAAAGGCTGAACTTGAAGCTGAAGACGAAACTGCAACTGATGAAACTGATGATGGTACAAATACCGTCTCTCACATATTGAATGTATTGAAAGATGCTACACCAATTGAAGatgtcttttcttttaactATCCAGAAGGTATTGAAGGCCCGGATATCAAATACAAGAAAGAACATGTCAAGTACACATATGGGCCAACTTTCTTGCTTCAATTTAAGGATAAATTAAACGTTAAAGCGGATGCCGAATGGGTCCAAAGCACTTCTTCTAAAATTGTTATTCCGCCAGGAATGGGTAGAGGAAATAGATCTAGAGATTCTGGCagatttggaaataatTCTAGTCGTGGCCATGACTTCAGAAATAGCTCAGTGAGAAATATGGATGACAGAGCTAATTCAAGGACCTCATCAAAGAGAAGATCAAAGAGAATGAATGATGACAGGAGGTCGAATAGATCTTACACATCGAGAAGAGACCGCGAGAGAGGTTCTTACAGAAATGAAGATAAGAGAGAGGATGACAAACCAAAGGAAGAAGTTGCTCCACTTGTTCCAAGTGCTAATAGATGGATTCCAAAATCCAAGGCCAAAAAgactgaaaagaaattggcCCCTGATGGAAAGACTGAACTATTGGACAAGGATGAAGTTGAAAGAAAGATGAAGTCACTGCTGAACAAACTTACTTTGGAAATGTTCGATGCTATTTCATCCGAAATTTTAGCCATTGCAAACATATCAGTATGGGAAACAAACGGTGAAACGCTAAAGGCAGTAATAGAGCAGATTTTCTTAAAGGCCTGTGACGAACCTCATTGGTCTTCTATGTACGCCCAATTATGTGGTAAAGTTGTTAAAGAGTTAAACGCGGATATTTCAGATGAAACTAATGAAGGTAAGACTGGTCCAAAATTGGTCTTGCATTATTTGGTCGCTAGATGTCATGCCGAATTCGACAAGGGTTGGACCGATAAATTACCAACAAACGAAGATGGTACACCATTAGAACCTGAAATGATGTCTGAAGAGTATTATGCGGCTGCTTCCGCTAAGAGAAGAGGTCTAGGTTTAGTTCGTTTCATCGGTTTCTTGTACCGTCTGAATCTGTTAACTGGAAAGATGATGTTCGAATGTTTCCGTAGATTAATGAAGGATTTGACAGACTCCCCATCTGAAGAAACTCTAGAGTCCGTTGTTGAACTGTTAAGTACCGTTGGTGAACAATTTGAGACCGATAGTTTCAGGACAGGTCAAGCTACATTGGAAGGTTCACAATTGCTCGATAGCTTGTTCGGCATTTTAGACAATATTATCCAAACTGCCAATATTTCTAGTAGAATCAAATTCAAGTTGATTGACATTAAAGAATTAAGGCACGATAAGAACTGGAATAGTGATAAGAAGGACAACGGTCCTAAGACCATTCAACAGATtcatgaagaagaagaaagacaacgtcaattgaagaacaacTCTAGATCTAACTCAAGACGTACGAACAACTCCAGTAATAGACATTCTTTCAGAAGGGACGCTCCTCCAGCATCAAAAGATAGCTTTATTACAACCAGAACATATTCTCAAAGGAATAGTCAAAGGGCTCCTCctccaaaagaagaaccagCTGCACCAACTTCTACCGCAACAAATATGTTCAGTGCATTAATGGGTGAAAGTGATGACGAAGAGTAA